One genomic segment of Gemmatimonadota bacterium includes these proteins:
- a CDS encoding aminotransferase class V-fold PLP-dependent enzyme yields the protein MQVSVPAEAQHLRIRERGLAVESPPGCVVLHVLFLDYGSARRQFPVRTCLETTVKYAVRSDGGTRVFRPGTCIAAIAKGLEAMGIYEDIGVRPVINAIGTATRYGGALLDPEIMETMRVASREFCILDELHEKAGEKVARMLGVEAAYVTASAACGLVITTASCMTGTDPERIRQLPDTTGMRDEVVVQKTHRIAYDQAIRLTGAKLIELDDSDGPPVEAMRAAIGDGTRTAAVFYLGKNFNDDNAVPLEQAVAMAHAVDVPVIVDAASECPPVSTLTRFTEAGADLVIFSGGKSLQGPQSTGLIIGRKDLISACAVNGTPFATVGRPMKVSREEIFAFIKALEIYLNRDHAADAAAWEDKVRYIEKELDGIPHVTLSRLDPEETYAVPQLMVAIDPEAGLTGDDAVKALLDGSPRIIVQERGEGAFSINPHNLQDGQERIVADRCREVLTGG from the coding sequence ATGCAGGTATCCGTCCCTGCAGAAGCGCAGCACCTCCGAATCCGTGAGCGTGGGCTCGCAGTCGAAAGTCCGCCGGGATGCGTCGTACTGCATGTTTTATTCCTTGATTATGGGTCTGCGCGGCGTCAATTTCCAGTACGAACCTGTCTCGAGACAACAGTAAAATATGCAGTGCGTTCTGACGGCGGGACAAGGGTTTTCCGACCGGGCACATGCATTGCGGCCATCGCGAAAGGGTTAGAAGCCATGGGTATCTATGAAGACATCGGCGTGCGTCCGGTCATAAACGCCATCGGCACGGCTACGCGTTACGGGGGCGCCCTTCTGGACCCGGAAATCATGGAGACCATGCGCGTGGCTTCCCGGGAGTTCTGTATCCTGGACGAACTGCATGAGAAAGCCGGGGAGAAGGTCGCCCGAATGCTCGGCGTGGAAGCGGCTTACGTCACCGCCAGTGCCGCGTGCGGCCTGGTCATCACCACGGCGTCCTGCATGACCGGGACCGACCCGGAGCGGATCCGCCAGCTTCCGGACACGACCGGGATGCGTGACGAAGTGGTCGTTCAGAAAACGCACCGGATCGCCTACGACCAGGCCATCCGGCTGACCGGCGCAAAGCTTATCGAGCTGGACGACTCGGACGGTCCGCCCGTAGAGGCCATGCGGGCGGCCATCGGCGACGGCACACGCACGGCGGCGGTCTTCTACCTGGGCAAGAACTTCAATGACGACAACGCCGTCCCCCTGGAACAGGCCGTGGCCATGGCGCATGCCGTGGACGTGCCCGTCATCGTCGACGCCGCCTCGGAATGCCCGCCGGTGTCCACGCTGACCCGGTTTACGGAAGCCGGCGCCGACCTGGTCATATTCAGCGGTGGCAAGAGTCTCCAGGGTCCCCAGTCGACCGGCCTCATCATCGGGCGAAAGGACCTGATCAGCGCCTGCGCGGTGAACGGGACGCCCTTCGCCACGGTCGGCCGGCCGATGAAGGTCAGCCGGGAGGAGATTTTCGCGTTCATCAAGGCCCTCGAGATCTATCTGAACCGGGACCACGCGGCGGACGCGGCGGCCTGGGAGGACAAGGTGCGCTACATCGAGAAGGAACTCGACGGAATACCCCACGTCACCCTCAGCCGGCTGGATCCGGAAGAAACCTATGCCGTGCCCCAGCTCATGGTCGCCATCGACCCGGAAGCCGGCCTGACCGGGGACGACGCAGTGAAGGCCCTGCTCGACGGCAGTCCCAGGATCATCGTGCAGGAAAGAGGCGAGGGAGCGTTTTCCATCAATCCGCACAACCTGCAGGACGGCCAGGAGCGGATCGTGGCGGATCGGTGCCGCGAGGTGCTTACGGGCGGGTAG